A window of the Bacteroides thetaiotaomicron VPI-5482 genome harbors these coding sequences:
- a CDS encoding helix-turn-helix domain-containing protein: MEGIIGKESESILRFFILLENIQVKMDQLMEGNRPPFNGERFLTDRELSGLLKISRRCLQDYRDQGRLPYVQLGGKVLYKTSDIEKLLEGNYHRALI, from the coding sequence ATGGAAGGAATTATCGGTAAGGAGAGTGAGAGTATCCTGCGTTTCTTTATTCTGCTGGAGAATATTCAGGTAAAAATGGATCAGCTAATGGAGGGTAACCGCCCGCCTTTTAACGGTGAACGGTTCCTGACTGACAGGGAGTTGTCCGGGCTGTTGAAAATCAGTCGCAGATGTCTGCAGGATTATCGTGACCAGGGTCGGCTCCCCTATGTCCAACTGGGTGGAAAGGTGCTGTATAAAACGTCGGACATTGAAAAATTATTGGAAGGTAACTATCACAGGGCGCTGATATAA
- a CDS encoding helix-turn-helix domain-containing protein has product MDGQDVCLRLDISSRTLQTLRDTGRLAFTQVQRKFYYKPEDVERLMTYVGMRRKEKAVRDRRKSNNF; this is encoded by the coding sequence CTGGACGGTCAGGATGTCTGCCTGCGCCTTGACATTTCTTCCCGTACCCTGCAGACCCTTCGTGATACCGGACGGTTGGCGTTCACCCAGGTTCAGCGTAAATTTTATTACAAACCGGAAGATGTGGAGAGGCTGATGACTTATGTCGGTATGAGGCGCAAGGAGAAGGCGGTGAGAGACAGAAGAAAAAGCAATAACTTTTAA
- a CDS encoding site-specific integrase: MRSTFRLMFYINRNKVKSDGTTAILCRISIDGRKSAVTTGIYCKPSDWDSNKGEIRMNKENNRLTAFRSRLEEAYGNLLKNQGVVTAELLKATVSNTVSIPEFLLQTGEAERERLRIRSVEINSTSTYRQSKTTQLNLRQFIESRGMRDIAFSDITEEFAESFKIFLKKELGHGNGHVNHCLCWLNRLIYIAVDREVLRANPIEDVAYEKKDSPKLKHIGRNELKLIMETPMPDPMMELARRTFIFSSFTGLAYVDTRRLHPRHIEKSSLGRRYIRIRRAKTGAEAFIPLHPVAEQILELYNTTDNEKPVFPLPVRDILWYEVHGLGVALGMKENLSYHMARHSFGTLMMTSGIPIESIAKMMGHTNINSTQVYAQVTDQKISSDMDWLMKRRKRKDTDWVKS; encoded by the coding sequence ATGCGCAGTACATTCAGACTCATGTTCTACATCAACCGTAACAAGGTGAAATCGGACGGAACGACAGCCATCCTCTGCCGGATCAGCATCGACGGCAGGAAGTCAGCTGTCACGACAGGCATCTATTGCAAGCCCAGTGACTGGGACAGTAACAAAGGAGAAATCAGGATGAACAAAGAAAACAACCGCCTTACCGCTTTCCGCAGCCGACTGGAAGAGGCATACGGGAACCTGCTGAAGAACCAGGGAGTGGTCACGGCGGAATTACTCAAAGCTACCGTATCAAATACCGTTTCCATTCCGGAATTCCTGCTGCAGACCGGAGAGGCAGAACGGGAACGGCTTAGAATCCGTTCAGTCGAGATTAACTCCACCTCAACTTATCGCCAGTCAAAGACAACCCAGCTCAATCTGAGGCAGTTCATCGAATCCAGGGGGATGAGGGACATCGCCTTTTCAGACATCACCGAGGAGTTCGCCGAATCCTTCAAAATCTTTCTCAAGAAAGAGCTGGGACATGGGAACGGACATGTGAACCACTGCCTGTGCTGGCTTAACAGGCTCATCTATATCGCTGTGGACCGGGAAGTATTGAGAGCCAATCCGATAGAGGACGTGGCATACGAGAAGAAGGACAGTCCGAAATTGAAGCACATCGGGCGCAATGAGTTGAAACTGATAATGGAGACCCCGATGCCCGACCCGATGATGGAGCTGGCACGCAGGACATTCATATTCTCCTCTTTCACAGGGCTTGCCTATGTGGATACGCGCAGACTCCATCCACGCCACATTGAAAAGAGTTCCCTAGGAAGAAGATACATCCGCATCCGCCGGGCTAAGACGGGCGCAGAAGCATTTATCCCGTTACACCCGGTAGCCGAACAAATACTAGAACTTTACAACACCACGGATAACGAGAAGCCGGTCTTTCCGTTACCGGTCCGGGATATCCTCTGGTACGAGGTCCACGGGCTGGGTGTAGCACTGGGGATGAAGGAAAATTTATCCTATCATATGGCTAGGCATTCGTTCGGAACTCTAATGATGACCTCCGGTATTCCGATAGAAAGCATCGCCAAGATGATGGGACACACAAACATCAATAGCACGCAGGTATATGCGCAAGTCACTGACCAGAAAATATCCTCGGACATGGATTGGCTCATGAAAAGAAGAAAGCGGAAGGATACGGACTGGGTTAAGAGCTAA
- a CDS encoding tyrosine-type recombinase/integrase: MNSEYKSALFLSIKIGYLSSFQKQAANSLVTETLQYFVFFCRPAYSAILVKCLIINVLRFILAIPFFTAFLNITYTARHTWATMAYYSEVHPGIISEAMGHSSITVTETYLKPFKNKKIDEANATVLSPFRKTFLKISC; encoded by the coding sequence ATGAACAGTGAATACAAATCCGCTTTGTTCTTATCGATAAAAATCGGTTACCTGTCGTCGTTTCAGAAACAGGCGGCTAACAGCCTGGTAACTGAAACGCTGCAATATTTTGTTTTCTTTTGCAGGCCAGCCTATTCTGCAATTCTCGTAAAGTGCTTAATTATAAACGTTTTACGTTTTATACTCGCCATTCCGTTTTTTACTGCATTTCTAAATATTACTTATACTGCCCGTCATACATGGGCTACGATGGCATATTATAGTGAAGTGCATCCCGGTATCATTTCAGAAGCTATGGGACATTCATCTATCACAGTAACAGAGACTTATCTGAAACCTTTTAAGAATAAGAAAATTGATGAGGCTAATGCAACGGTTCTCTCTCCCTTTAGAAAAACGTTTTTGAAGATAAGTTGCTGA
- a CDS encoding site-specific integrase, which produces MKVEKFKVLLYLKKSEPDKNGKAPIMGRITLNRTMAQFSCKLSCTPELWNARESRLNGKSRKAVETNEKIERLLLAVHSAFNSLMERKKDFDAAAVRDMFQGNAGIQMTLLKLLDRHNGEMKARVGVDRAPTTLSTYLFTYRTLSEFIKAKFKVSDLAFGQLNEQFIRDYQDFILMEKGHAVDTLRGYLAILKKICRIAYKEGHSEKYHFCHFKLPKQKESTPKALSRENFEKLRDLEIPEKRRSHVITRDLFLFACYTGTAYADVVSITRENLFTDEENNLWLKYRRKKTNYLGRVKLLPEALVLIEKYRDDARMTLFPPQDYHTLRANMKSLRLMAGLSQDLVYHTARHSFASLITLEEGVPIETISKMLGHSNIKTTQIYARVTPKRLFEDMDRFIEATRDLKLIL; this is translated from the coding sequence ATGAAAGTGGAAAAATTTAAGGTACTGCTCTACCTGAAAAAGAGCGAGCCGGACAAGAACGGCAAAGCCCCGATCATGGGACGGATCACCCTCAACCGCACGATGGCGCAGTTCAGCTGCAAGCTATCCTGTACCCCTGAGCTATGGAACGCACGTGAGAGTCGGCTGAACGGCAAAAGCCGGAAAGCGGTGGAAACCAATGAAAAAATAGAGAGGCTACTGCTTGCCGTACACTCGGCCTTCAATTCCCTCATGGAAAGGAAAAAGGACTTCGATGCCGCCGCGGTCAGGGACATGTTTCAGGGTAATGCGGGCATACAGATGACCCTGCTCAAGCTTCTCGACCGACACAATGGGGAAATGAAGGCCCGTGTTGGCGTAGACCGTGCGCCCACCACACTCTCGACCTACCTCTTCACCTACCGCACGCTTTCCGAATTCATCAAGGCGAAGTTCAAGGTCTCGGACCTGGCATTCGGGCAACTCAACGAGCAGTTCATCCGCGACTATCAGGATTTCATCCTCATGGAAAAAGGACATGCCGTGGACACGCTTCGCGGCTACCTGGCCATCCTGAAAAAGATCTGCCGTATCGCCTACAAGGAGGGACATTCGGAGAAATACCATTTCTGCCACTTCAAACTACCCAAACAGAAGGAAAGTACACCGAAAGCACTCAGCCGGGAGAATTTCGAGAAACTGCGTGATCTGGAGATTCCAGAGAAACGCAGGTCGCATGTCATCACCCGGGACCTCTTCCTCTTCGCCTGCTACACCGGCACAGCCTATGCTGATGTGGTAAGTATCACTCGGGAGAACCTCTTCACGGATGAAGAAAACAATCTCTGGCTGAAGTACCGGAGGAAGAAGACCAACTACCTCGGGCGCGTCAAGCTGCTGCCGGAAGCCCTCGTGCTGATCGAAAAGTACCGTGATGATGCCCGCATGACCCTCTTTCCACCGCAGGACTACCATACGCTCAGGGCCAATATGAAATCCCTGCGCCTGATGGCAGGACTCAGCCAGGACCTTGTCTACCATACAGCAAGGCATTCCTTCGCTTCTCTGATCACACTCGAGGAGGGAGTGCCGATCGAGACCATCAGCAAGATGCTGGGACACTCCAACATAAAGACCACCCAAATCTACGCCCGTGTAACCCCGAAGAGACTGTTCGAAGACATGGACAGGTTCATTGAGGCGACACGTGATCTCAAACTAATTCTTTAA